The following proteins are encoded in a genomic region of Amycolatopsis sulphurea:
- a CDS encoding ABC transporter permease, with the protein MTKLAIASEWTKFWSVRATWWCLGSGALMMTLYAVVSGLSQQPDGDRPQAAHGIALTGAVYLVEFFVIAAATLFVTSEYASGSIRSTLQWVPVRSRVIVAKAAVLVPVLFAFGVLVSALGTGVATLAMSNGGLPSTFGQATSTALGMGAYFALLGLLCQGIAFMLRSAAGTLVMTIVLLLPLPLVLSQSVSREASDYFPAFAGIYSMVPSGENEPLFGGVPPYSPLIGVLVCLAWAAAGLFGGTMLLKRRDA; encoded by the coding sequence ATGACAAAGCTCGCGATCGCCTCGGAGTGGACGAAGTTCTGGTCTGTCCGCGCCACTTGGTGGTGTCTGGGTAGCGGGGCGCTGATGATGACGCTCTACGCGGTCGTTTCCGGGCTCTCGCAGCAACCCGATGGAGATCGGCCACAGGCGGCGCACGGCATCGCCCTGACCGGCGCGGTATATCTCGTCGAGTTCTTCGTGATCGCGGCGGCGACGTTGTTCGTGACGAGCGAGTACGCCAGTGGCTCCATCCGGTCGACCCTGCAGTGGGTTCCGGTGCGCTCGCGGGTGATCGTGGCGAAGGCAGCCGTGCTGGTGCCCGTACTCTTCGCCTTCGGAGTGCTGGTTTCCGCTCTCGGGACAGGCGTTGCGACCCTGGCGATGAGCAACGGAGGACTACCGTCGACGTTCGGCCAGGCCACGTCGACCGCGCTGGGCATGGGCGCCTACTTCGCGCTGCTCGGCTTGCTGTGCCAGGGAATCGCGTTCATGCTACGCAGCGCCGCAGGCACTCTGGTGATGACAATCGTGCTGCTGCTGCCGTTGCCGCTGGTGCTCTCTCAGTCGGTGTCCCGCGAAGCGAGCGACTACTTTCCTGCCTTCGCGGGAATCTACTCGATGGTGCCGTCGGGGGAAAACGAGCCGCTGTTCGGCGGCGTTCCCCCGTACAGCCCCTTGATCGGCGTGCTGGTGTGTCTCGCGTGGGCCGCGGCGGGACTGTTCGGCGGCACGATGCTGTTGAAACGGCGGGACGCCTAG
- a CDS encoding glutamate ABC transporter substrate-binding protein, which yields MRARRLLAVLFLLVGCVSCGVGTASPDDPLTTRAREAGHLTIGIRFDAPGLSQRTIDGRFTGFDVDVATYVASELGVPPDRIAWRETTPATRESDLASGVVDLVVATYSITDKRKQQVSFAGPYFVTGQDLLVRLTSTDIVGPESLNGRKLCSVSGSTPAEAVRDEFAQQVRLVEYPRYPDCVTALLAGQVDAVTTDAAILAGYAAQNPELLRVVGRTFSAERYGIGLRRGDLDGRQAVDEAIRQMISDGDWQRSLQANLGSSNYPLPQPPEITEK from the coding sequence ATGCGGGCTCGCCGGCTGCTGGCCGTGCTCTTTCTGCTGGTCGGCTGCGTTTCCTGCGGGGTGGGCACGGCATCGCCGGACGATCCGCTGACCACCCGGGCGCGTGAGGCGGGGCACCTGACGATCGGCATCCGGTTCGACGCGCCGGGGCTGTCGCAGCGCACCATCGACGGCCGGTTCACCGGTTTCGACGTGGACGTGGCCACCTACGTCGCCAGCGAACTCGGCGTGCCGCCGGATCGGATCGCCTGGCGCGAGACCACCCCGGCCACCCGGGAATCGGATCTGGCCTCGGGCGTGGTGGACCTGGTCGTGGCGACCTACTCGATCACCGACAAGCGCAAGCAGCAGGTGAGCTTCGCCGGGCCGTACTTCGTCACCGGGCAGGATCTGCTGGTGCGCTTGACCTCCACCGACATCGTCGGGCCGGAGAGCCTCAACGGCCGGAAGCTGTGCTCGGTCAGCGGATCGACGCCCGCGGAGGCGGTCCGCGACGAATTCGCGCAGCAGGTGCGGCTGGTCGAGTACCCGCGTTATCCGGACTGCGTCACGGCGTTGCTGGCCGGGCAGGTGGACGCGGTCACCACGGATGCGGCGATCCTGGCCGGCTACGCCGCGCAGAACCCCGAGCTGCTGCGGGTGGTCGGGCGCACGTTCTCCGCCGAGCGCTACGGTATCGGCCTGCGCCGGGGCGATCTGGACGGACGGCAGGCGGTGGACGAAGCGATCAGGCAGATGATCTCCGACGGCGATTGGCAGCGTTCGCTGCAGGCCAACCTCGGCTCGTCGAACTACCCGCTGCCGCAGCCTCCGGAGATCACCGAGAAGTGA
- a CDS encoding MauE/DoxX family redox-associated membrane protein, with product MLDTIGTLARLGLAAVWLVSGGLKIADPGQTYLAVQAYDVLPHVLVRPVATALPLLELVLGLLLLVGLATRWVAGATLVLLAVLIAGIAQSWARGLSIDCGCFGGGGQVATGQTAYPQEILRDVGFAVLAVWLLVRPRTWLSLDGWLGWGRGGNGDAGGNSASAPDDYSTNIAEGN from the coding sequence GTGCTCGACACGATCGGCACGCTGGCCCGGCTCGGGCTGGCGGCCGTGTGGCTTGTGTCCGGGGGTCTGAAGATCGCCGATCCGGGGCAGACCTACCTCGCGGTGCAGGCCTACGATGTGCTGCCGCACGTGCTGGTGCGCCCGGTCGCGACCGCGCTGCCGCTGCTGGAGCTGGTGCTCGGGCTGCTGCTGCTGGTCGGGCTGGCCACGCGCTGGGTCGCGGGGGCCACGCTGGTGCTGCTGGCGGTGCTCATCGCGGGCATCGCGCAGTCCTGGGCCCGCGGCTTGAGCATCGACTGCGGCTGCTTCGGCGGCGGCGGGCAGGTGGCCACGGGGCAGACCGCGTACCCGCAGGAGATCCTGCGGGACGTCGGATTCGCCGTGCTCGCGGTGTGGCTGCTGGTGCGGCCGCGCACGTGGCTTTCCCTCGACGGCTGGCTCGGCTGGGGCCGTGGCGGGAACGGCGACGCGGGCGGGAACTCCGCCAGCGCCCCGGACGACTACTCCACGAACATCGCGGAAGGGAACTAG
- a CDS encoding ATP-binding cassette domain-containing protein: MITFRGLTKRYGAKTVVNGLTSVVAPGVVTGFLGPNGAGKSTTMRMTVGLDRPCSGDVLIQREPYEQLRYPLREVGALLDAKAVHPGRSAGRHLLAMARSNGIPARRVEEVLATVGLSDVAGKRTGTFSLGMSQRLGIAGALLGDPAVLMFDEPVNGLDPDGVRWVRQLMRSLAEEGRTVFVSSHLMSEMQLTAGHLLVIGKGKLLADAPMDEFIAGNSRSGVSVRVPSPGERTTLAEKLRATGASVSPGEDDELLVDDSTVDKVGDLAHELGVRLHGLSKRTASLEQAYMELTASSVEYGVSA; this comes from the coding sequence ATGATCACGTTTCGCGGATTGACGAAGCGCTACGGTGCGAAGACCGTGGTGAACGGCCTCACCTCGGTCGTCGCGCCCGGCGTGGTGACCGGATTCCTGGGGCCGAACGGCGCGGGCAAGTCCACCACCATGCGGATGACCGTAGGGCTCGACCGTCCCTGCTCCGGTGACGTGCTGATCCAGCGCGAACCGTACGAGCAGCTGCGCTATCCGCTGCGGGAGGTCGGTGCGCTGCTGGACGCGAAGGCAGTGCACCCGGGCCGGAGCGCGGGCAGGCATCTGCTCGCGATGGCGCGCAGCAACGGCATTCCGGCACGGCGCGTCGAGGAAGTGCTGGCCACCGTCGGGTTGAGCGACGTGGCAGGCAAGCGCACCGGGACGTTCTCCCTCGGGATGAGCCAGCGTCTCGGCATCGCGGGGGCGCTGCTCGGTGATCCCGCGGTGCTGATGTTCGACGAGCCGGTGAACGGTCTCGATCCCGACGGCGTCCGCTGGGTCCGTCAGCTGATGCGTTCCCTCGCCGAAGAGGGCCGCACGGTGTTCGTGTCAAGCCACCTGATGAGCGAGATGCAGCTGACCGCCGGCCACCTCCTCGTGATCGGCAAAGGCAAGCTGCTCGCCGACGCACCGATGGACGAGTTCATCGCCGGAAATTCGCGTAGCGGCGTGTCCGTACGAGTGCCCTCGCCCGGCGAACGCACGACGCTCGCCGAGAAACTGCGTGCAACGGGTGCGTCCGTGAGCCCGGGCGAAGACGACGAACTGCTGGTCGACGACTCCACAGTGGACAAGGTAGGCGACCTCGCGCACGAACTCGGCGTACGGCTGCACGGTCTCAGCAAACGAACCGCCTCGCTGGAACAGGCGTACATGGAACTGACCGCGTCGTCGGTGGAATACGGAGTGTCGGCATGA
- a CDS encoding DsbA family protein, translating into MGGAARNARKSRQQAAAARSVAQARGQAGGDRKRVIAVVVAVVVIAALVIGGVLWINSSKNSTQDTAIKPGATPTLGAGVVEKRDGAVISVGKPGAPKTVDLYADFLCPICGQFQQTYGSQVEQAINDGKLTVRYHMMILLNNRSDPPGYSLESANAALAAADAQKFTAFHDALFKNQPEEGGRGYDKAQLIKLGQDIGITDPKFAEAINSGAYDQQLQAAYQQAVNDPNLQQDYQGQRSFGTPTLAVNGKAIPTTPDWLSKVLGGTAG; encoded by the coding sequence GTGGGTGGAGCTGCGCGCAACGCGCGGAAGAGCCGGCAGCAGGCGGCGGCCGCGAGGTCGGTCGCCCAGGCTCGGGGGCAGGCCGGCGGGGACCGGAAGAGGGTCATCGCGGTCGTGGTCGCGGTCGTGGTGATCGCCGCGCTCGTGATCGGCGGGGTGCTGTGGATCAATTCGAGCAAGAACTCGACGCAGGACACCGCGATCAAGCCCGGCGCCACCCCGACGCTCGGGGCCGGCGTGGTGGAGAAGCGCGACGGGGCGGTGATCTCGGTCGGCAAGCCGGGCGCGCCGAAGACCGTCGACCTGTACGCGGACTTCCTGTGCCCGATCTGCGGCCAGTTCCAGCAGACCTACGGGTCGCAGGTGGAACAGGCGATCAACGACGGCAAGCTGACCGTGCGCTACCACATGATGATCTTGCTCAACAACCGTTCCGACCCGCCGGGGTACTCGCTGGAATCGGCGAACGCGGCACTGGCCGCGGCCGACGCGCAGAAGTTCACCGCGTTCCACGACGCGCTGTTCAAGAACCAGCCGGAGGAAGGCGGCCGCGGCTACGACAAGGCGCAGCTGATCAAGCTCGGCCAGGACATCGGCATCACCGACCCGAAGTTCGCGGAGGCGATCAACTCCGGCGCCTATGACCAGCAGCTGCAGGCGGCCTACCAGCAGGCCGTGAACGATCCGAACCTCCAGCAGGACTACCAGGGCCAGCGCAGCTTCGGCACGCCGACGCTCGCGGTGAACGGCAAGGCCATCCCGACCACGCCGGACTGGCTCAGCAAGGTGCTGGGCGGGACCGCGGGCTGA
- the hrpB gene encoding ATP-dependent helicase HrpB has protein sequence MTNLERLPDLPVRAVLPDVLSALDGHGTAVLVAPPGTGKTTLVPLALDRGEGRVVVAEPRRLAARAAASRMAALLGEPVGETVGYAVRGDRKVSARTRIEVVTSGLLVRRVQHDPELPGVSTVLLDECHERHLDADLLLALLLDVRAGLRDDLRLLATSATVAAGRLAELLGDAPVVTAQARTYPVSVGYRPPARGQRIEAAVAATVRNALSEGDGDVLAFLPGTGEISRTAAQLGGLDADVLPLHGRLSVARQDEALRPRDRRRVVLATAVAESSLTVPGVRAVVDSGLSRVPRVDHRRGLAGLATVRVSAAVAEQRAGRAGREAPGRAYRCWPEHEQATLPAYPEPEIRTAELARFALELACWSTPDGRGLTWWDPPGEGALAAARSLLVTLGATTPDGAITPRGQRMADLGLHPRLARALLDGAAAAGTRTAAEVVALLDAGATLTDVEAELRRLRSAHDDAARRWQREARRLAGMVDGPGGAAADPALVVALAHPERLARKRSGSAPVYLMASGTAAELPAGSGLGDAEWLAVAEATRAPGRAQGTIRLAATADEPLAVRAAPALLSEVDEVHWDGDVVARRIRRLGSIVLSERPLRNPDPALRQAAVLAGLRAEGLGLLHWSQDATRLQERMAFLHRVLGPPWPPVDDDTLLSEVDKWLDLSGVRRRADLAGTDAGGALRGLLPWPEAARLDELAPDRLAVPSGSHYRVDYRGDQPVLAVKLQETFGWTQTPALADGRVPVLLHLLSPAGRPAAVTADLASFWRTGYAAVRADLRGRYPKHPWPEDPATATPTRHISRRSR, from the coding sequence GTGACCAACCTCGAACGGCTCCCGGACCTGCCCGTCCGCGCCGTGCTCCCGGACGTGCTGAGCGCGCTGGACGGCCATGGCACCGCGGTGCTCGTCGCGCCGCCGGGCACCGGCAAGACCACGCTCGTTCCGCTGGCGCTGGATCGCGGCGAAGGCCGGGTGGTCGTTGCCGAGCCACGCAGGCTCGCCGCTCGTGCCGCGGCGTCCCGGATGGCCGCGCTCCTGGGCGAACCGGTGGGCGAGACGGTGGGGTACGCGGTGCGTGGAGACCGGAAGGTGTCCGCGCGAACCCGGATCGAAGTCGTCACCTCCGGCCTGCTCGTCCGCCGCGTGCAGCACGATCCGGAGCTGCCCGGAGTGTCCACCGTGCTGCTCGACGAATGTCACGAGCGACATCTCGACGCCGATCTGCTGCTCGCTCTGCTCCTCGACGTCCGCGCCGGGCTGCGGGACGATCTGCGGCTGCTGGCCACCTCGGCGACTGTCGCGGCCGGACGGCTGGCCGAGCTGCTCGGCGACGCGCCGGTGGTGACCGCGCAGGCTCGCACGTATCCGGTCTCAGTCGGTTACCGGCCACCCGCCCGGGGCCAGCGCATTGAGGCGGCGGTCGCCGCCACCGTCCGGAATGCACTGTCCGAAGGGGACGGTGATGTCCTGGCTTTCCTGCCTGGCACCGGGGAAATCTCCCGCACAGCAGCACAGCTGGGCGGGCTAGACGCCGACGTGCTGCCTCTTCACGGCAGGCTTTCCGTGGCACGACAAGACGAAGCGCTCCGGCCTCGCGATCGGCGACGGGTAGTGCTGGCGACCGCCGTGGCGGAGTCCAGCCTCACCGTGCCCGGCGTACGCGCGGTCGTCGACTCCGGGCTTTCGCGGGTACCGCGAGTCGACCATCGCCGTGGTCTCGCCGGGCTGGCCACCGTGCGCGTCTCGGCCGCGGTGGCCGAGCAGCGGGCGGGACGAGCCGGCCGCGAGGCACCGGGGCGGGCCTACCGGTGCTGGCCGGAACACGAGCAGGCGACGCTGCCCGCCTACCCGGAGCCGGAGATCCGCACGGCCGAACTCGCCCGCTTCGCTCTGGAGTTGGCGTGCTGGTCCACTCCGGACGGTCGCGGGCTGACTTGGTGGGATCCGCCCGGCGAAGGCGCGCTCGCCGCGGCGCGCAGCCTGCTCGTCACCCTCGGCGCGACGACCCCGGACGGCGCGATCACGCCGCGCGGTCAACGGATGGCGGACCTCGGCCTGCACCCCCGGCTGGCCCGCGCGTTGCTGGACGGCGCAGCAGCGGCCGGCACACGCACGGCCGCCGAAGTGGTCGCCCTGCTCGACGCCGGAGCAACGCTCACCGACGTCGAGGCCGAGCTACGCCGGCTGCGCTCTGCGCACGACGACGCGGCCCGCCGGTGGCAGCGGGAAGCCCGTCGGCTGGCCGGAATGGTCGACGGTCCTGGTGGTGCCGCCGCGGATCCCGCGCTGGTGGTCGCGCTCGCGCATCCGGAACGGCTGGCGCGCAAGCGTTCCGGCTCGGCACCGGTGTACCTGATGGCGAGCGGCACTGCTGCCGAGCTACCCGCCGGAAGCGGGCTGGGCGACGCGGAATGGCTCGCCGTCGCCGAGGCCACCCGTGCTCCCGGACGAGCGCAGGGCACGATCCGGCTCGCCGCGACGGCGGACGAGCCACTCGCCGTCCGTGCCGCACCGGCGTTGTTGTCCGAAGTGGACGAAGTGCACTGGGACGGCGACGTGGTGGCGCGGAGGATCCGCCGGCTGGGTTCGATCGTCCTCTCGGAACGTCCACTCCGGAATCCTGACCCGGCGCTGCGCCAGGCCGCCGTGCTCGCCGGGCTTCGCGCCGAGGGGCTGGGCCTGCTGCACTGGAGCCAGGACGCCACCCGGCTCCAGGAGCGGATGGCGTTCCTGCACCGGGTGCTCGGCCCGCCGTGGCCGCCGGTGGACGACGACACACTGCTATCCGAAGTGGACAAATGGCTGGACCTGTCCGGAGTACGCCGGCGCGCCGATCTGGCCGGGACCGACGCCGGCGGGGCGCTGCGTGGACTGCTGCCCTGGCCGGAAGCGGCCCGGCTGGACGAACTCGCCCCGGACCGGCTGGCCGTGCCGTCCGGCTCGCACTACCGCGTGGACTACCGCGGTGACCAGCCGGTGCTCGCGGTCAAGCTGCAGGAGACCTTCGGCTGGACGCAAACCCCGGCGCTGGCCGACGGCCGGGTACCGGTGCTGCTGCATCTGCTGTCCCCGGCAGGCCGCCCGGCCGCGGTGACCGCCGATCTGGCGTCCTTCTGGCGCACCGGCTACGCCGCGGTCCGCGCCGATCTCCGTGGCCGCTACCCGAAGCACCCGTGGCCAGAGGACCCGGCCACTGCCACGCCGACTCGGCACATCAGCCGCAGGTCCCGCTGA
- a CDS encoding FAD-dependent monooxygenase, producing the protein MDEKHAVVVGGGVGGLAAAVGLYRAGWRVTVLERAAEFTAIGAGISLWPNAQRALATLGVDPVLSRLRGGALLGRDGRRLVRWNLDAMLGDEVLPLGGIHRASLIEALRSALPGECLRTGVEVTGAEPDGLVHHGRDSTRADLVVAADGITSPIRQSLYPAARVAYSGGGAFRGVAKLSTRMTTSWAPGAEAGVLPLPDDQAYWWISEARPAGIRHEDNRAYLAERYAGWHAPLPELIATTPEILLHDTHHLATPLPGYVHGRIALLGDAAHAMPPFLGQGGCQALEDAVSLAAACADSSTVEGALRRYDAERRPRSQFVAKASIRTGAGGPLLRNPAAFAVRSALTRIVPPSLVGRINSPITTWHPPTFTPVR; encoded by the coding sequence ATGGACGAGAAGCACGCCGTGGTGGTCGGCGGGGGTGTCGGCGGGCTGGCCGCGGCAGTGGGGCTCTACCGCGCGGGCTGGCGCGTCACCGTACTCGAACGAGCGGCGGAGTTCACCGCCATCGGCGCCGGGATCTCGTTGTGGCCCAACGCCCAGCGTGCGCTCGCCACGCTGGGCGTCGACCCGGTTCTCTCCCGGCTGCGCGGCGGCGCCCTGCTCGGCCGGGATGGCCGCCGCCTGGTCCGCTGGAACCTGGACGCGATGCTCGGCGACGAGGTTCTCCCGCTCGGCGGGATCCACCGCGCGAGCCTGATCGAGGCCTTGCGCTCGGCATTGCCCGGCGAATGCCTGCGCACCGGCGTCGAAGTGACCGGGGCCGAGCCGGACGGCCTCGTCCACCACGGCCGGGATTCGACGCGCGCGGACCTGGTGGTGGCCGCGGACGGCATCACCAGCCCGATCCGCCAGTCGCTTTACCCGGCGGCGCGCGTGGCCTACAGCGGCGGCGGCGCGTTTCGCGGGGTCGCGAAACTGTCCACGCGGATGACCACGAGCTGGGCACCCGGTGCGGAGGCCGGCGTGCTCCCGTTACCGGACGACCAGGCGTACTGGTGGATTTCCGAAGCCCGCCCGGCAGGCATCCGGCACGAGGACAACCGGGCTTACCTCGCCGAGCGGTACGCCGGGTGGCACGCGCCGTTGCCGGAGCTGATCGCCACCACCCCGGAGATCCTGCTGCACGACACCCACCACCTGGCCACTCCGTTACCCGGTTACGTCCACGGCCGGATCGCGCTGCTCGGCGACGCCGCGCACGCCATGCCGCCGTTCCTCGGACAGGGCGGCTGCCAGGCACTGGAGGACGCCGTGTCCCTGGCCGCCGCCTGTGCCGATTCGTCCACAGTGGAGGGAGCACTTCGGCGCTACGACGCGGAACGGCGTCCGCGCAGCCAGTTCGTGGCGAAGGCTTCGATTCGTACCGGGGCCGGTGGTCCGTTGCTGCGCAATCCTGCCGCGTTCGCCGTACGATCGGCGCTGACCCGGATCGTGCCGCCATCACTCGTCGGACGAATCAACTCACCCATCACCACCTGGCACCCACCCACGTTCACCCCAGTCCGATGA
- a CDS encoding TetR/AcrR family transcriptional regulator: MDRKAKIGDAAIEVIAADGMRGLTHRAVDRAAGLPPGSTSYYARTRSALLDLAAERMIALDQVEVTPPPGSLAEFLGAVVYASITEGRTRMLARYQFALEATRRPELRVSYDAGGRLLRRRCAEVLAIAGSPAPEAHTRVLIGWLDGSIFDALAGTGSRRPPAKDELIEGARAVLAGLGLADA, translated from the coding sequence GTGGATCGGAAAGCGAAGATCGGGGACGCAGCCATCGAGGTGATCGCCGCCGACGGCATGCGGGGGCTCACGCATCGCGCGGTGGACCGGGCGGCCGGGCTGCCCCCGGGGTCCACGTCGTACTACGCGCGCACCCGCTCCGCTCTGCTGGACCTGGCCGCCGAACGGATGATCGCGCTGGACCAGGTCGAGGTCACGCCGCCGCCCGGCAGTCTCGCGGAATTCCTCGGTGCGGTGGTGTACGCCTCGATCACCGAAGGCCGCACGAGAATGCTGGCGCGCTACCAGTTCGCGCTCGAAGCCACCCGTCGTCCCGAGCTGCGCGTCAGCTATGACGCCGGGGGCCGGTTGCTGCGCCGCCGATGCGCGGAAGTCCTGGCCATCGCCGGGTCGCCGGCGCCGGAAGCGCACACTCGCGTGCTCATCGGCTGGCTCGACGGGTCGATCTTCGACGCCCTGGCCGGCACGGGCTCTCGCCGGCCGCCCGCGAAGGACGAGCTGATCGAGGGCGCCCGCGCCGTGCTCGCCGGGCTGGGGCTCGCCGACGCCTGA
- a CDS encoding C40 family peptidase encodes MSTPVDHLVRGGLDTANQFAAKLKHDSPAIDGARDGHVALQTSVRQTGDHAATQRVNLANASSGGTSERAVTSSQELEKHVRDLLEESAEIESAVAEAAEALHVGEIRNDQVRDQIVREIAASMKALQAVNGIQPPESRGAAARQVLMRLQAKIGQLTGQAATFSEQTLGRLTELGGRLGGSDATTTSSAAPTVPHAFNSNGAHAGGGGGGGDGGGGFAGKPRLPVAIPPQPGSGVAINLPNGTTVTAPNETAAKAVRAALSQLGVPYVWGGTSRGQGLDCSGLTMTSYQDAGLQLPRTARQQTVGAEVPSIDQLVPGDLVVWSGHVAMVIGDGQMVEAGDPVQVSKIRTTNSGQQFIGFYRPTG; translated from the coding sequence GTGAGCACTCCTGTCGACCACCTCGTCCGCGGTGGCCTGGATACCGCCAACCAGTTCGCGGCCAAGCTGAAGCACGATTCCCCGGCCATCGACGGCGCGCGCGACGGGCACGTCGCGCTGCAGACTTCAGTGCGCCAGACCGGCGATCACGCCGCGACGCAGCGGGTGAACCTGGCGAACGCCAGTTCCGGCGGTACCTCCGAGCGGGCCGTGACCAGCTCGCAGGAGCTGGAGAAGCACGTCCGGGACCTGCTTGAGGAGAGCGCGGAGATCGAAAGCGCGGTCGCCGAGGCGGCCGAGGCACTGCACGTCGGGGAGATCCGCAACGATCAGGTGCGCGATCAGATCGTGCGGGAGATCGCCGCGTCGATGAAGGCATTGCAGGCGGTCAACGGGATTCAGCCGCCGGAGAGCCGGGGTGCCGCGGCCCGGCAGGTCCTGATGCGGCTGCAGGCGAAGATCGGGCAGCTGACCGGGCAGGCGGCCACGTTCAGCGAGCAGACCCTCGGCAGGCTCACCGAACTCGGCGGGCGGCTCGGCGGTTCCGACGCGACCACCACCAGCAGTGCGGCACCCACCGTGCCGCATGCGTTCAACAGCAACGGCGCGCACGCCGGTGGCGGCGGTGGTGGTGGAGACGGTGGTGGTGGGTTCGCGGGCAAACCGCGGCTGCCGGTCGCGATCCCACCGCAGCCTGGCAGCGGCGTGGCGATCAACCTGCCGAACGGCACAACGGTGACAGCGCCCAACGAGACCGCGGCCAAAGCGGTGCGCGCCGCGTTGTCACAGCTGGGTGTGCCGTACGTGTGGGGTGGCACCTCGCGCGGTCAGGGTCTGGACTGCAGCGGGCTGACCATGACCTCGTATCAGGACGCGGGCCTGCAGCTGCCGCGCACTGCCCGCCAGCAGACGGTGGGCGCCGAGGTGCCTTCGATCGACCAGCTCGTGCCCGGCGATCTCGTGGTGTGGTCCGGACATGTGGCGATGGTGATCGGCGACGGGCAGATGGTCGAAGCCGGGGATCCGGTGCAGGTGAGCAAGATCCGCACGACCAACAGCGGGCAGCAGTTCATCGGGTTCTACCGGCCGACGGGGTGA